Proteins encoded within one genomic window of Amycolatopsis sp. 2-15:
- a CDS encoding putative cobaltochelatase, with amino-acid sequence MKPYPFTAVVGMPDLRLALILSSISPAVGGVLVRGEKGTAKSTMVRALAGLLPQLDVVDGCRFSCDPAASDPVCPDGPHPADAPAHRRPARLVELPVGAAEDRVVGSLNLEKALSEGVTDYQPGLLAAANRGLLYVDEVNLLHDHLVDTLLDAAAMGRATVEREGVSVSHAARFVLIGTMNPEEGELRPQLLDRFGLTVEVASSREPEQRVEVVRRRLAYEADPDGFASAYAAEDSALAADIEAAQRLLPAVKLPDDALRQIAEVCASFEVDGMRADIVTARTAVAHAAWAGRNEVTTEDVRVAARLALPHRRRRNPFDAPGISEEQLEQALQDAQPPEDPGPGPEDDGPGSGGQPPAAEGEQPPGDQPAPQQQPQPGDGTGSGPQNTVGSGETFRARVFRVKGTGEGERGRRSRAITDTGRTIGVQPPSVRDGRPHLVATMRAAAPHQRSRGRRGPGLLVRTQDLRFALREGREGNLVLFCVDASGSMGARTRMREVKTAVLSLLQDAYQRRDKVGLVTFRGDAAELALPPTISVEAAAARLEGLPTGGRTPLAEGLLEAARVLSVEAIRDPRRRPLLVLVTDGRATSGADAVARSQAAAGLLAGVTTIVMDCESGRMRLGLAAELAGHLGAEHVPLAEVAAETLAAAVRDHTGRAA; translated from the coding sequence TTGAAGCCGTACCCGTTCACCGCCGTCGTCGGGATGCCGGACCTGCGCCTGGCGCTGATCCTGTCCTCGATCTCACCCGCTGTGGGCGGCGTGCTGGTGCGGGGCGAGAAGGGCACGGCGAAGTCGACGATGGTGCGCGCGCTCGCCGGCCTGCTGCCCCAGCTCGACGTGGTGGACGGCTGCCGGTTCTCGTGTGATCCCGCGGCATCCGACCCCGTTTGCCCGGACGGTCCGCACCCCGCGGACGCGCCCGCGCACCGGCGGCCGGCGCGGCTGGTGGAGCTGCCCGTCGGCGCGGCGGAGGACCGGGTCGTCGGGTCGTTGAACTTGGAGAAGGCGCTGTCGGAGGGCGTCACGGACTACCAGCCCGGTCTGCTGGCCGCGGCGAACCGCGGCTTGCTCTACGTGGACGAGGTCAACCTCCTGCACGACCACCTCGTAGACACGCTGCTCGACGCCGCCGCGATGGGCCGCGCGACCGTGGAGCGCGAGGGTGTGTCCGTGTCGCACGCGGCGCGGTTCGTGCTGATCGGCACGATGAACCCCGAGGAAGGCGAGCTGCGGCCGCAGCTGCTGGACCGGTTCGGGCTGACCGTCGAGGTCGCCTCCAGCCGGGAGCCGGAGCAACGCGTGGAGGTGGTCCGCCGGCGCCTCGCGTACGAGGCGGATCCCGACGGGTTCGCGTCCGCGTACGCCGCCGAGGACTCAGCGCTGGCCGCGGACATCGAAGCAGCGCAACGGCTTTTGCCCGCGGTGAAGCTGCCCGACGACGCCCTGCGCCAGATTGCCGAGGTGTGCGCGTCGTTCGAGGTGGACGGGATGCGGGCCGACATCGTCACGGCACGCACGGCCGTCGCGCACGCCGCGTGGGCCGGGCGCAACGAAGTGACCACCGAGGATGTCCGCGTGGCCGCGCGGCTCGCGTTGCCGCACCGGCGCCGCCGCAACCCGTTCGACGCGCCGGGGATTTCCGAGGAGCAACTGGAACAGGCGTTGCAGGACGCGCAGCCGCCCGAAGATCCAGGGCCTGGCCCGGAGGACGACGGGCCCGGCTCGGGTGGGCAGCCGCCGGCCGCGGAAGGTGAGCAGCCGCCGGGGGACCAGCCGGCGCCGCAGCAGCAGCCGCAACCCGGCGACGGAACGGGTTCCGGACCGCAGAACACGGTCGGCTCCGGCGAGACGTTCCGCGCGCGTGTATTTCGTGTCAAGGGCACCGGCGAAGGCGAGCGCGGCCGCCGGTCGCGGGCCATCACCGACACCGGGCGCACGATCGGGGTCCAGCCGCCGAGTGTCCGCGACGGCCGCCCGCACCTCGTCGCCACGATGCGGGCCGCCGCGCCGCACCAGCGGTCCCGTGGTCGCCGTGGTCCCGGACTTCTCGTGCGTACGCAGGATCTGCGGTTCGCGCTGCGCGAAGGGCGCGAAGGCAACCTCGTGCTGTTCTGCGTGGACGCGTCGGGCTCCATGGGCGCGCGCACGCGCATGCGTGAGGTGAAGACGGCGGTGCTGTCGCTGCTGCAGGACGCCTACCAACGGCGCGACAAAGTCGGGCTCGTCACCTTCCGTGGTGACGCGGCCGAGCTCGCGCTGCCGCCGACGATCAGCGTCGAGGCCGCGGCGGCCCGGCTCGAAGGACTGCCGACGGGTGGCCGCACGCCGCTCGCGGAAGGGCTGCTGGAAGCCGCGCGCGTGCTGAGCGTGGAGGCGATCCGGGATCCGCGCCGGCGTCCGTTGCTGGTGCTCGTCACGGACGGACGCGCCACCAGCGGGGCCGACGCCGTCGCACGTTCGCAGGCCGCGGCGGGGTTGCTGGCCGGCGTCACCACCATCGTGATGGACTGCGAAAGCGGTCGGATGCGCCTCGGGCTCGCGGCGGAGCTGGCCGGGCACCTCGGCGCCGAGCACGTGCCGCTCGCCGAGGTGGCGGCCGAGACGCTCGCCGCCGCGGTTCGTGATCACACCGGGAGGGCTGCCTGA
- the cobO gene encoding cob(I)yrinic acid a,c-diamide adenosyltransferase yields MPQGKPAVVPQDGLTTRQRRNRPLLAVHTGEMKGKSTAAFGMALRAWNQGWSIGVFQFVKSAKWRVGEEAAFRALGKLHDETGEGGPVEWHKMGEGWSWTRKQGSDEDHAANAREGWAEIKRRLAAETHDFYVLDEFSYLLKWGWLEVDDVVSTLVSRPGHQHVVITGRYAPPELVEAADLVAEMTKVKHPMDAGQKGQRGIEW; encoded by the coding sequence ATGCCGCAGGGGAAACCGGCCGTCGTCCCGCAGGACGGGCTCACTACACGCCAGCGGCGCAACCGCCCGCTGCTCGCTGTGCACACCGGTGAGATGAAAGGCAAGTCGACCGCCGCGTTCGGCATGGCACTGCGCGCGTGGAACCAGGGCTGGTCGATCGGGGTATTCCAGTTCGTGAAGTCGGCGAAGTGGCGCGTCGGCGAGGAAGCCGCGTTCCGCGCGCTCGGGAAGCTGCACGACGAGACCGGCGAAGGCGGGCCCGTCGAGTGGCACAAGATGGGCGAGGGCTGGAGCTGGACGCGCAAGCAGGGCTCCGACGAGGACCACGCCGCCAACGCGCGCGAGGGCTGGGCCGAGATCAAACGCCGCCTCGCCGCCGAGACGCACGACTTCTACGTGCTCGACGAGTTCTCCTACCTGCTCAAGTGGGGCTGGCTCGAGGTCGACGACGTGGTGTCCACTTTGGTCTCCCGGCCCGGACACCAGCACGTGGTGATCACCGGCCGATACGCGCCGCCGGAGCTCGTCGAGGCCGCCGACCTGGTGGCCGAGATGACGAAGGTCAAGCACCCCATGGACGCGGGCCAGAAGGGGCAGCGGGGGATCGAGTGGTAG
- a CDS encoding cobyrinate a,c-diamide synthase — protein MVARVVIAAPGSGHGKTTIAAGLMAALRAAGHRVSGHKVGPDFIDPSYHALATGRPARNLDPFLQGEDRLVPLLRHGSEGVDLAVIEGVMGLFDGALGTEGYASTAHVARVLDAPVVLVVDASAASRSVAATVLGFANYDPRVRLAGVILNKLGSQRHEDEIASALEATGVPLLGALRRNENVHAPSRHLGLVPAAERAADSQRVLPELASWVAGGVDLEAVVRVARAAPPLTGPVWTPPGDFAGPRTVVAAAAGPAFTFRYTENVELLASFGVDVVDVDPLRDEGLPEGCAGLYFGGGFPEVHAAELSANKPLLTAVADAVGQGMPVSAECAGLLYLCRELDGLPMAGVVDATAVMTKRGKLGYRTAVSLADNVLAVAGQRVTGHEFHRTELTPGAGPSPAWGWERMADGFASASLHASYLHVHWAGYPELAERFATHVRAYAQVPPRG, from the coding sequence GTGGTAGCGCGGGTGGTCATCGCCGCGCCCGGCTCGGGGCACGGCAAGACCACCATCGCCGCGGGGCTGATGGCGGCGTTGCGCGCGGCCGGGCACCGCGTGTCCGGGCACAAGGTCGGGCCCGACTTCATCGACCCGTCCTACCACGCACTGGCCACCGGCCGTCCCGCGCGCAACCTCGACCCGTTCCTGCAGGGTGAGGACCGGCTGGTTCCCTTGCTGCGCCACGGTTCCGAGGGCGTGGACCTCGCCGTGATCGAAGGCGTGATGGGACTGTTCGACGGCGCGCTCGGCACGGAGGGTTACGCGTCTACCGCGCACGTCGCCCGGGTACTCGACGCGCCGGTGGTGCTGGTGGTCGACGCTTCGGCCGCTTCGCGCAGCGTCGCGGCGACCGTGCTCGGGTTCGCGAACTACGACCCGCGCGTGCGCCTCGCCGGCGTGATCCTCAACAAACTGGGCTCGCAGCGCCACGAGGACGAGATCGCGTCCGCGTTGGAGGCCACGGGCGTTCCGCTGCTGGGTGCGTTGCGACGCAACGAGAACGTGCACGCACCCAGCCGCCACCTCGGACTGGTGCCCGCGGCCGAACGCGCGGCCGACTCGCAGCGGGTGCTGCCGGAGCTGGCGTCGTGGGTGGCCGGTGGCGTGGATCTAGAAGCGGTGGTGCGGGTCGCGCGGGCGGCGCCGCCGCTGACCGGTCCGGTGTGGACACCGCCGGGTGACTTCGCGGGACCGCGGACGGTGGTGGCCGCGGCGGCCGGGCCGGCGTTCACGTTCCGGTACACGGAGAACGTGGAGCTGCTGGCCTCGTTCGGCGTGGACGTCGTCGACGTGGATCCGCTGCGGGACGAGGGGTTGCCCGAGGGCTGCGCCGGGTTGTACTTCGGCGGTGGGTTCCCGGAGGTGCACGCGGCGGAGCTGTCGGCGAACAAGCCGCTGCTCACGGCGGTGGCGGACGCGGTCGGGCAGGGCATGCCGGTGAGCGCGGAGTGCGCGGGGCTGCTGTACCTGTGCCGCGAGCTGGACGGCCTGCCGATGGCCGGTGTCGTGGACGCGACAGCGGTGATGACCAAGCGCGGCAAACTCGGGTACCGGACGGCCGTTTCGCTGGCGGACAACGTGCTCGCGGTCGCGGGACAGCGCGTGACCGGGCACGAGTTCCACCGGACGGAGCTGACGCCCGGGGCCGGCCCGTCGCCGGCGTGGGGCTGGGAGCGGATGGCGGACGGGTTCGCGTCGGCTTCGCTGCACGCGTCCTACCTGCACGTGCACTGGGCTGGGTATCCAGAGCTGGCCGAGCGGTTCGCCACCCACGTCCGTGCCTATGCCCAGGTGCCTCCGCGTGGCTGA
- the cobC gene encoding Rv2231c family pyridoxal phosphate-dependent protein CobC, giving the protein MPRCLRVADSPDYDLHHHGDREVGPGLVDLAVNVRLPRPPEWLRRELVSAVDSLAAYPDSSAAQAAVAARHGRPLDEVLVTAGAAEAFTLLASALQPRHAVVVHPQFTEPEAALRAAGHEVSRVVLSASDGYVLDPSVVPDEADLVFVGNPTNPTSVLHPAAVLRTLPRPGRLLVVDEAFLDAIPGEAESLAGDSLDGVVVLRSLTKTWGLAGLRAGYVLGPADVLARLRSVQPPWSVSTLAAVATAACCRSAALEEAEKLATAAESDRDYLVSHLTDLGLAVLGDPRGPFVLVEGPDDGLRTRLREAGYAVRRGDTFPGLGPRHVRLAVRSREVTDGFIAALSRSL; this is encoded by the coding sequence ATGCCCAGGTGCCTCCGCGTGGCTGACTCCCCGGACTACGACCTGCACCACCACGGCGACCGTGAAGTCGGGCCGGGGCTGGTGGACCTCGCGGTGAACGTCCGGCTGCCGCGCCCGCCCGAGTGGTTGCGGCGGGAGCTGGTGTCCGCTGTGGACAGTCTCGCCGCGTACCCCGACTCGTCGGCAGCGCAGGCTGCCGTGGCCGCGCGGCACGGCCGTCCGCTCGACGAGGTGCTGGTCACGGCGGGGGCGGCCGAGGCGTTCACCTTGCTGGCTTCGGCTTTGCAGCCGCGGCACGCGGTGGTCGTGCACCCGCAGTTCACCGAGCCCGAAGCCGCGTTGCGCGCCGCGGGGCACGAGGTTTCGCGGGTGGTTCTGTCCGCTTCGGACGGTTACGTGCTGGACCCCTCGGTGGTTCCCGACGAAGCCGACCTGGTGTTCGTCGGCAACCCGACGAACCCGACGTCCGTCCTGCACCCCGCTGCCGTGCTCCGGACGTTGCCGAGGCCGGGCCGCCTGCTTGTAGTCGACGAGGCCTTCCTCGACGCGATACCCGGCGAGGCCGAGAGCCTGGCGGGCGACTCGCTCGACGGCGTGGTCGTGCTCCGCAGCCTCACCAAGACCTGGGGCCTCGCCGGCCTGCGCGCGGGTTACGTCCTCGGCCCGGCCGACGTCCTCGCTCGCCTGCGCTCGGTCCAGCCGCCGTGGTCGGTCTCGACGCTCGCCGCCGTCGCCACGGCCGCCTGCTGCCGCTCGGCCGCCCTCGAAGAAGCGGAAAAGCTCGCCACCGCCGCCGAATCCGACCGCGACTACCTCGTCTCCCACCTCACCGACCTGGGCCTGGCCGTGCTCGGCGACCCGAGGGGACCGTTCGTGCTCGTCGAGGGCCCCGACGACGGCCTCCGGACCAGGCTGCGCGAGGCGGGTTACGCCGTCCGCCGTGGCGACACCTTCCCCGGCCTCGGCCCCCGGCACGTCCGGCTGGCCGTCCGCTCTCGCGAAGTCACCGACGGCTTCATCGCCGCGCTGTCGCGCTCGCTGTAG
- a CDS encoding epoxide hydrolase family protein, with protein MSVTTEGAAHDQAIRPFTVETSDADLEDLRARVMATRWPEKEPVSDLSQGVQLETMQALARYWATEYDWRRCEERLKALPHFITEIDGLDIHFIHVRSKHEDALPLLVAHGWPGSVIEQLKIIGPLTDPTAHGASEADAFHLVIPSMPGYGFSGKPAVTGWGPEHIARAWAELMKRLGYDNYVASGGDWGGQIVDLMGAQAPAGLIGIHTNFPGAVRPDVAQAVQSGGPAPPDLSEEGTRLYEKLRDFFATDVAYALEMGTHPQTLYGIADSPIGLAAWMLDHDSASLALIARVFDGQSEGLTRDDVLDNITHYWLTNTGVSSGRLYRENKLGFFDPKGVSVPVAVSVFPDELYQVPRSWAEEAYPRLIHYNRLDKGGHFAAWEQPKLFASEVRAGLRSVR; from the coding sequence ATGTCTGTCACGACTGAAGGGGCAGCGCACGATCAAGCGATCCGGCCGTTCACGGTCGAGACGTCCGATGCGGATCTCGAAGATCTGCGTGCGCGCGTCATGGCCACTCGCTGGCCCGAAAAGGAACCCGTCTCGGACCTCTCGCAGGGCGTACAGCTCGAGACGATGCAGGCGCTCGCCCGTTATTGGGCGACGGAGTACGACTGGCGCAGGTGCGAGGAGAGACTGAAGGCCCTCCCGCACTTCATCACCGAGATCGACGGCCTCGACATCCACTTCATCCACGTTCGCTCGAAACACGAAGACGCGTTGCCGCTCCTCGTCGCGCACGGCTGGCCCGGCTCGGTCATCGAGCAGCTGAAGATCATCGGTCCGCTGACCGATCCCACGGCCCATGGCGCGAGCGAAGCGGACGCTTTCCACCTGGTGATCCCGTCGATGCCCGGCTACGGGTTCTCGGGCAAGCCCGCCGTCACCGGCTGGGGCCCCGAGCACATCGCGCGCGCCTGGGCAGAGTTGATGAAGCGCCTGGGATACGACAACTACGTCGCCTCGGGCGGCGATTGGGGCGGGCAGATCGTCGATCTGATGGGTGCGCAGGCGCCGGCAGGCCTGATCGGCATCCACACCAATTTCCCCGGCGCCGTCCGCCCCGACGTCGCCCAGGCCGTGCAGTCCGGCGGCCCGGCGCCACCCGATCTGTCCGAGGAAGGAACACGTCTCTACGAAAAGCTCAGGGACTTCTTCGCGACAGACGTGGCCTACGCCCTCGAGATGGGGACCCACCCGCAGACGCTCTACGGAATCGCCGATTCGCCCATCGGCCTCGCCGCCTGGATGCTCGACCACGACTCGGCCAGCCTGGCGCTGATCGCCCGGGTCTTCGACGGGCAGTCCGAGGGACTGACCCGCGACGACGTGCTCGACAACATCACCCACTACTGGCTGACGAACACGGGGGTCTCTTCGGGACGTCTCTACCGGGAGAACAAGCTCGGCTTCTTCGACCCGAAGGGCGTCTCCGTCCCGGTGGCGGTGAGCGTCTTCCCCGACGAGCTCTACCAGGTGCCGCGGAGCTGGGCCGAGGAGGCTTATCCCCGGCTCATCCACTACAACCGGCTCGACAAGGGCGGGCACTTCGCCGCCTGGGAGCAGCCGAAGCTGTTCGCTTCCGAGGTTCGCGCCGGATTGCGCTCGGTGCGTTAG
- a CDS encoding redoxin family protein, whose protein sequence is MSVSARANMPALGGAEWLNSGPLGPAELAGHAVVVNFWTLTCINWLRQAPYVRAWSRAYRDDGLIVVGVHTPEFSFEHEIDRVRQATSERGIDYPVTVDNDYAIWSAFDNHYWPALYLVDAHGVIRDHHFGEGRYEQSERVIQRLLGVERELVSVAGHGVEAEADWDHLRTPETYLGYARGEHFASPGRVGFDEQRTYELPPQGVRLGTWALAGVWTIGPESVVLAQAGGSITYRFHARDAHVVLGRGAGAPIPFRVTLDGEAPGPAHGVDVDADGHGLLRDARLHHLVRQHDEVRERTLEITFLEPGAGAYVFTFG, encoded by the coding sequence ATGTCGGTGTCCGCGCGCGCGAACATGCCCGCACTCGGCGGGGCCGAGTGGCTCAACTCCGGGCCACTCGGCCCCGCCGAGCTGGCCGGCCACGCCGTCGTCGTCAACTTCTGGACGCTGACCTGCATCAACTGGCTGCGCCAGGCGCCCTACGTCCGCGCCTGGTCGCGGGCCTATCGGGACGACGGGTTGATCGTCGTCGGAGTCCACACGCCGGAGTTCTCGTTCGAGCACGAGATCGACCGCGTGCGCCAGGCGACGTCCGAGCGGGGAATCGACTACCCGGTCACCGTCGACAACGACTACGCCATCTGGAGCGCGTTCGACAACCACTACTGGCCGGCGCTCTACCTCGTGGACGCCCACGGCGTCATCCGCGACCACCACTTCGGTGAAGGACGCTACGAGCAGTCGGAGCGCGTCATCCAGCGGCTGCTCGGCGTCGAGCGAGAGCTCGTCTCCGTCGCCGGGCACGGCGTGGAGGCCGAGGCCGACTGGGATCACCTGCGGACGCCCGAGACGTATCTCGGCTACGCGCGTGGTGAGCACTTCGCGTCGCCGGGCCGCGTCGGGTTCGACGAACAACGCACCTACGAGCTCCCGCCGCAGGGCGTGCGCCTCGGCACCTGGGCCCTCGCCGGCGTGTGGACGATCGGGCCCGAGAGCGTCGTGCTCGCCCAGGCCGGCGGGAGCATCACCTACCGGTTCCACGCGCGCGACGCGCATGTCGTGCTGGGTCGCGGTGCGGGAGCGCCGATTCCCTTCCGCGTGACCCTCGACGGCGAAGCACCGGGCCCGGCACACGGTGTGGACGTCGACGCGGACGGGCACGGCTTGCTCCGGGACGCCCGCCTCCACCACCTCGTGCGCCAGCACGACGAGGTCCGTGAGCGGACGCTGGAGATCACCTTCCTCGAACCCGGCGCCGGGGCGTACGTGTTCACATTCGGCTAG
- a CDS encoding adenosylcobinamide-GDP ribazoletransferase — MAVGTLTTVPVPAPRVIDRGVAGAAMVLGPVAALPLAAAAGLVVAGGVAVGLPALAVAALALGVVALGSRGLHLDGLADTADGLGASYDRAKALDVMRRGDSGPTGVATLVFVLLVQAGALTGAVSADHGAVAAVVSVLAGRCTLSMSCARGVPSARPEGLGATVAGSVPRVIAVAVGLVAAALAALAPGLPWWQGVAAVGAGYFVAAALLARCVRRLGGITGDVLGAGVETAVAAALLTLAV; from the coding sequence CTGGCCGTCGGCACCCTGACCACCGTGCCCGTGCCGGCCCCGCGCGTCATCGATCGCGGGGTGGCCGGGGCAGCGATGGTGCTGGGCCCGGTCGCGGCGCTCCCCCTCGCCGCGGCCGCGGGCCTGGTCGTGGCCGGCGGTGTGGCCGTGGGCCTGCCCGCGCTCGCCGTTGCCGCCCTCGCGCTGGGCGTTGTGGCTCTGGGCAGCCGCGGCCTGCACCTCGACGGGCTGGCCGACACCGCGGACGGGCTCGGCGCCTCCTACGACCGCGCCAAAGCCCTCGACGTCATGCGCCGCGGCGACTCGGGCCCGACCGGAGTCGCGACGCTCGTCTTCGTCCTCCTCGTGCAGGCCGGCGCTCTGACCGGCGCCGTGTCGGCGGACCACGGCGCCGTGGCCGCCGTGGTCTCCGTGCTGGCGGGCCGGTGCACGCTGTCGATGTCGTGCGCGCGCGGCGTGCCGTCCGCCCGGCCGGAGGGGCTTGGTGCGACGGTGGCGGGATCCGTGCCGCGGGTGATCGCGGTGGCCGTCGGTCTGGTGGCCGCCGCGCTCGCCGCACTGGCGCCCGGTTTGCCGTGGTGGCAAGGGGTGGCCGCGGTCGGCGCCGGGTACTTCGTCGCGGCGGCCTTGCTCGCCCGATGCGTCCGGCGCCTGGGCGGAATCACCGGTGACGTCCTCGGCGCCGGTGTCGAAACGGCGGTGGCGGCGGCGCTGCTCACGCTCGCCGTCTGA
- the cobT gene encoding nicotinate-nucleotide--dimethylbenzimidazole phosphoribosyltransferase, translating into MPRFDIPVPDAAARAAAQERLDGLVKPLGALGRLEELAAWLSAAHGVVPPRPLDDVRVVVFAGDHGVSAQSAYPREVTAAMVRVFLAGRSGVTVLAAQVGARVRVADIAVDWDASDVPASVTAHKIRRGSGAIDVEDALAPGEALAAFEAGRAIAAEEADADLLIPGDMGIGNTTMCAALVAATLGLPAAEVVGTGTGVSGAALDAKTAVVEAAVQRAAGRVTDPFERLTALGSACVAATAGFLVEAAVCGIPVLLDGIFSSAAALVARDIAPGAKQWWLAGHRSTEPSQAFALKALGLTPILDLGLRLGEGSGAVQAVPTLRAARAIIADMGLLADLA; encoded by the coding sequence GTGCCGCGTTTCGACATCCCCGTGCCCGACGCCGCCGCCCGCGCCGCCGCGCAGGAGCGCCTCGACGGCCTGGTGAAGCCACTCGGCGCACTGGGCCGGCTCGAGGAGCTGGCCGCGTGGCTCAGCGCCGCCCACGGCGTGGTGCCACCGCGTCCGCTGGACGACGTGCGGGTGGTCGTCTTCGCGGGCGACCACGGGGTGTCGGCGCAGTCGGCCTACCCGCGCGAGGTCACGGCGGCGATGGTGCGGGTGTTCCTGGCCGGGCGCAGTGGCGTCACGGTGCTCGCCGCGCAGGTCGGCGCTCGGGTGCGCGTGGCGGACATCGCGGTCGATTGGGATGCTTCGGACGTTCCGGCCTCCGTGACCGCGCATAAGATCCGCCGTGGCTCGGGCGCCATCGACGTCGAGGACGCCCTCGCCCCGGGTGAGGCGCTCGCCGCGTTCGAGGCGGGACGCGCCATCGCGGCGGAGGAGGCCGACGCGGATCTGCTCATTCCGGGCGACATGGGCATCGGCAACACGACGATGTGCGCGGCCCTCGTCGCGGCCACGCTGGGCCTGCCCGCGGCCGAGGTCGTCGGCACGGGCACCGGCGTGTCCGGGGCGGCGCTGGACGCGAAGACGGCCGTGGTCGAGGCCGCGGTGCAGCGCGCCGCGGGGCGGGTGACCGATCCGTTCGAGCGGCTGACTGCGCTGGGCAGCGCCTGCGTCGCGGCCACGGCGGGGTTCCTGGTCGAAGCCGCCGTATGCGGCATCCCCGTGCTGCTCGACGGCATCTTCTCCAGCGCGGCCGCCCTGGTCGCCCGCGACATCGCGCCGGGCGCCAAGCAGTGGTGGCTCGCCGGGCACCGCTCGACGGAGCCTTCGCAGGCGTTCGCGTTGAAGGCCCTGGGCCTGACGCCGATCCTCGACCTGGGCCTGCGCCTCGGCGAAGGCAGCGGCGCCGTCCAGGCCGTTCCGACGCTGCGTGCGGCGCGGGCGATCATCGCGGACATGGGGTTGCTGGCGGATCTCGCGTGA
- a CDS encoding bifunctional adenosylcobinamide kinase/adenosylcobinamide-phosphate guanylyltransferase, with the protein MTKLTHRLAGYLETLAQTLRRYGRDDGKVLVLGGVRSGKSRHAERLVAHHTHLVYVAPGLPPSDDDPEWAARVAAHKARRPRHWTTVETTDLATVLRTATSPLLIDCLGTWLSRVLDEVGAWTGKPGWERRLDDRLEDFLAAWTQARVPVVAVSNEVGSGVVPATSSGRLFRDVLGALNNRVSAESDRCLLVIAGRVLDLP; encoded by the coding sequence ATGACCAAGCTGACGCACCGGCTCGCCGGGTATCTCGAGACCCTGGCGCAAACCCTCCGCCGGTACGGACGCGACGACGGCAAGGTGCTGGTCCTCGGCGGTGTCCGCTCGGGGAAGTCGAGGCACGCGGAGCGGCTCGTCGCGCACCACACGCACCTCGTGTACGTGGCCCCCGGCCTTCCCCCGAGCGACGACGACCCCGAGTGGGCCGCCCGCGTCGCCGCGCACAAGGCCCGGCGCCCGCGCCACTGGACCACGGTGGAGACCACCGACCTGGCGACCGTGCTGCGCACGGCGACGAGCCCGTTGCTCATCGACTGCCTCGGCACGTGGCTCTCGCGCGTGCTCGACGAGGTCGGCGCGTGGACGGGCAAGCCCGGCTGGGAGCGCCGTCTCGACGACCGGCTCGAGGACTTCCTGGCCGCGTGGACCCAGGCGCGGGTGCCCGTGGTGGCCGTGAGCAACGAGGTCGGCAGCGGTGTGGTGCCCGCTACGTCGTCCGGACGGCTGTTCCGTGATGTGCTGGGCGCACTCAACAACCGGGTGTCCGCCGAGTCCGACCGTTGCCTGCTGGTCATCGCCGGGCGGGTGCTCGACCTGCCGTAA
- a CDS encoding cobalamin biosynthesis protein, which yields MPLRQAVTAAGLITGYAADSLFGDPRRGHPVAVFGSWAGALERRWWADSKPRGAAYAAVCAGAATGLGVAAQLSTRRRPFARFALTAAATWVVLGGRGLASEGREMARLLDTGDVPAARARLSHLCARDATELDSAELTRAATESIAENTSDAVVAPLLWGAVAGLPGLLGYRALNTLDAMVGYRSLRHRNFGWAAARLDDVVNLVPSRAGAVLTAVSAPLAGGQVRASLRAWRRYGSHHPSPNAGQVEAAFAGALGLRLGGTNSYGGEVEDRGTLGDGRAPQPVDLRHAVRLSRVVGAAAALVAAAVAVAR from the coding sequence GTGCCACTCCGACAAGCCGTCACAGCGGCCGGCCTGATCACCGGATATGCGGCCGACTCACTCTTCGGTGACCCCCGCCGCGGGCACCCGGTCGCGGTGTTCGGCAGCTGGGCCGGCGCGCTGGAACGTCGCTGGTGGGCCGACTCGAAGCCGCGCGGAGCGGCGTACGCGGCGGTGTGCGCGGGGGCCGCAACCGGCCTGGGAGTGGCCGCCCAGTTGAGCACGCGCCGGCGTCCCTTCGCGCGCTTCGCCCTCACTGCCGCCGCGACGTGGGTTGTGCTCGGCGGCCGCGGGCTCGCGTCGGAGGGCCGCGAGATGGCCCGGCTGCTCGACACCGGTGACGTGCCCGCCGCGCGAGCCCGGCTGTCGCACCTCTGCGCGCGCGACGCGACGGAACTGGACTCCGCGGAGCTCACGCGCGCGGCCACCGAGTCGATCGCCGAGAACACGTCCGACGCCGTGGTCGCGCCGCTGCTGTGGGGTGCCGTCGCCGGCCTCCCCGGCCTGCTCGGCTACCGCGCGCTCAACACGCTCGACGCGATGGTCGGCTACCGCTCGCTGCGGCATCGCAACTTCGGCTGGGCGGCGGCGCGTCTCGACGACGTTGTCAACCTCGTTCCGTCGCGGGCCGGCGCCGTGCTCACCGCGGTGTCCGCGCCGCTCGCGGGCGGGCAGGTCCGGGCGTCGCTGCGGGCGTGGCGGCGCTACGGCTCGCACCACCCGAGTCCCAACGCCGGCCAGGTCGAGGCCGCGTTCGCCGGCGCGCTCGGGCTGCGCCTGGGCGGCACCAACAGCTACGGCGGCGAGGTCGAGGACCGCGGCACACTCGGTGACGGCCGTGCGCCGCAGCCGGTCGACCTGCGTCACGCGGTGCGGTTGTCGCGTGTGGTCGGCGCGGCCGCGGCCCTGGTGGCGGCCGCGGTGGCGGTGGCCCGATGA